The Muribaculum intestinale genome includes the window TGACCGACCAACAGGTGATAGACTACATCAAGCAGCAGACTGCTGCCGGAAAAAGCAACCAACAGATCGGAAAAGAACTGATGGCTAAAGGTGTGACTCGCGAACAGGCTCAAAGAATCAAAGAAAAATTTGAGTCGCAGCAGAACAGCGAGACCTCACCTACCACACAGAGCATCTCTCAAGCAAAAGCCGAACGTCGCCACAATGTCAACAATGACATTGCTTCGGAGTCAATGATTGACATAGGCCGTGAAGTAGACGAAGGCCAGGACGGACAGGTATCGGCACGCCAGATTTACGGACATAAGGTATTTAACTCGCGCGCGCTCACATTCGAGCCCAGCGAGAATATCGCCACACCCCAGAATTACCGTCTCGGCCCGGGCGATGAAGTGATTATCGACATATGGGGCACCTCGGAGGACCACCTGCGCCAGACAATCTCGCCGGAAGGCAGCATCATGATTTCCCAGATTGGCCCGGTCTACCTCAACGGAATGACTATCAACGATGCGAACAAACACATCAAGAACGCATTCTCAAAAAAATATGCCGGAATGGAAGATGCCGAGACCGACATTCAGGTAACACTCGGTCAGGTACGCACCATACAGGTCGACATTCTTGGCGAAGTAGCCACCCCCGGTACATTCCGCATGTCGCCGTTCGCATCGGTGTTCCATGCGCTCTACCGTGCAGGAGGCATCAACGACATCGGCTCACTGCGTAACATCCAGGTACTCCGCAACGGCAAGAAAGTAGCCGGAGTCGACATCTACGAATATCTCTTCGACGGCAAGACCAACGGCAATATACGTCTTCAGGAAGGCGACGTAATCATCGTACCTCCCTACGACCAGCTTGTAAGCATCGACGGCAATGTAAAGCGCCCGATGTATTACGAAATCAAGCCTGACGAAACCATAAAATCTCTGCTTGAATATTCCGGCGGATTCACAGGCGACGCATATGAAGGCATGGTAAGACTGGCACGTCAGTCAGGCACTGAAAACGAACTATACAACATCGAACGCGGTGAATTCGCATCATACCGTCTTCAGGACGGCGACATCATCACCGTAGGCACGATTCTTGACCGCTACGCCAACCGTGTGGAACTGAAAGGTGCAGTATACCGCCCCGGCATGTTTGCCATCGGCAAGGATATCAACACAGTAAGCGACCTCGTAAAAAAAGCCGACGGTGTGACCGACGACGCATACACCGACCGTGTGCTCCTCTATCGCGAAGGTCCGGATCTGGAACTACAGATAATGGCCCTCGACCTCAAGGACATACTTGAAGGCAGAGCCAAGGATGTAACCCTAAAGCGCAACGACGTGCTTGTAATCTCAAGCATTCACGAACTTGAAGAGCGTGGCGCACTCTCAATAGGCGGCCAGGTGGCACGTCCAGGCTCATATCCTTTTGCAGCCAACACTACCCTCGAAGACCTCATTTTTCAGGCCGGCGGCCTTCTCGAAGGCGCGTCCACAGCCCGCGTAGATATCTCACGAAGAATCGTCGACCCCACTTCGACACAGCAGACCCAGCAGATTTCGGAAATCTATACCGTATCAATCGAAAACGGTCTGGCTCTGAACAGCGGCAAAGGATTCAAACTTATGCCTTATGACCATGTCGAGGTAAGAAAGAGCCCCGGATACAACGCTCAGGAATCAGTCTCAGTAAGAGGCGAGGTGCTTTTCGACGGCAGCTATGTGCTCCAGAAGCGCAACGAGCGTCTGACCGACATAATCAAGCGCGCCGGAGGTATACTTGACGAGGCATACATCAAGGGTGCATACCTCACACGACGTCTATCCGAGGACGAACTTGCATCACGTAGAGAAGTACTCCGCCTTGCCATGGCAAACAGCGGTCCCGGCATGGGCGACTCTATCGCACTAAGCAAAATCAACGTATCTCCCACCTACAATGTAGGGATCAACCTTGAGAAGGCTATCCAGAATCCAGGCTCGCACTACGACGTCGTGCTTCAGCCCGGCGACGCGCTATTCATCCCCGAACAGCAGAGTACAGTCAAGATAGCCGGCGACGTGATGTTCCCCAACACCGTAGTATACGAGCCTGGTAAAAAACTCAGCTACTACATCGACCAGGCCGGCGGCTACGGACAGCGCGCCCGCAAAAACAAAGCGTTTATCGTATATCTCAACGGTACTGTGGCTAAAGCAAAACGCGGCACCCCTATCGAACCCGGATGTCAGATTATCGTGCCCTCGAAGCCCGACACCTCAAATACCGACTGGACAAAGATTCTCACACTCGCTACCTCATTCTCTTCTGTAGCCGCATTGGGAGCGACCATCACCAACATCTTCAAATAAACCGACATGACAGAGGATAAGATAAACAACGATAATGAGGTGGAAGAGAAGGAAATAGACCTTCTTGATCTTGCCTCCAGACTGTGGGATCAGCGCAGAAAGCTCATAAAGTGGAGCATCTGCGGGGCCGTGATTGGACTTGTAGTCGCATTCAGCATCCCTCGCGAATATGTTACATCAGTAACACTTGCCCCCGAAAGCAACGGTGCGAAATTGCCCGGCGGAGGCCTGGGCGCTCTCGCATCGATGGCCGGAATCAATACCGGAGCAGAAGCCGGCATGGACGCAGTATACCCTATGCTGTATCCCGACGTGGTAAGCTCGGTTCCGTTCATAACAAGCCTCTTCGACGTCGAGATAACGACTAAGGAAGATGGCAAGAAAATGACCGTCCAGCAGTTTATGGAAGACGAAACAAGCGCACCCTGGTGGAGCGTGATTCTCGGACTCCCCGGAAAACTTATCGGTCTTCTCAAATCGGTTGATGAAGCTGACGAAAACCATAAGCTCGACAGTTTCCAGCTCACACAGGACGAAAGTCTCCTTGTCGATGCTCTCAACCAAAGAATATCCGCGGCTGTAGATGCCAAGACATCTGTTGTGTCGATTGACGTCAAAATGCAGGACCCGCTCGTATCGGCAGTCCTCGCCGACACAGTAGTATCACGACTCAAGGAGTACATCACAGCCTACCGTACCAATAAAGCCCGCGAGGACCTCGAATACGCCGAAAAGCTTAACAAAGAGGCCAAGGACAACTACTACAAAATGCAGCAGAAGTATGCCGACTATCTCGACCGCAACCAGGGCATAGCCTTCCACTCGGCCCAGACAGTCAAGGAACGCCTTGCAAACGAAGCGACTCTGGCATTCAACCTGTATAACCAGACAGCCCAGCACGTACAGAGCGCTCAGGCAAAGGTGCAGGAAACAACACCGGTATACGCCATAATCACTCCGCCCACAGTGCCCATAAAACCCGCAAGTCCCAAGAAACTGTTGATTCTCATCGGATTTACATTCCTTGGATTCGCAGCCTGCGCCGCATGGATTCTGTCGGTATCTCCTTTCCTGACACAGTACAAGGAGAAACAGCTTGCCAAAACTGCCGAAATCCGTCAGGATGGCAATTCCACAGCAAGAGACTGATTTTGCTCTGCAACCGCACTCCTCCCTACTCCACTCTCTCCCCAACCATGTGTGTATAGACGTATATGTTACGAAAAATACATTTCGCATCTCTTATAGTGATGTCTGTATTGTCTGCCCTGTCACAGGGCAGACATACAGACATCCTTTCTGTATTGATAGGAGCCTCATCGGAAAATATCGATTCCGCGTCATTTGCCGACAACACACCGGTGTCGCAGTCTCCTCTTGAAATTCTGGCGGGCTATATCGGCAACGACTCCATACCGACATCGACGCCTGCAGCCCTGTCCGATACAATCGTTTACTTTCC containing:
- a CDS encoding Wzz/FepE/Etk N-terminal domain-containing protein translates to MTEDKINNDNEVEEKEIDLLDLASRLWDQRRKLIKWSICGAVIGLVVAFSIPREYVTSVTLAPESNGAKLPGGGLGALASMAGINTGAEAGMDAVYPMLYPDVVSSVPFITSLFDVEITTKEDGKKMTVQQFMEDETSAPWWSVILGLPGKLIGLLKSVDEADENHKLDSFQLTQDESLLVDALNQRISAAVDAKTSVVSIDVKMQDPLVSAVLADTVVSRLKEYITAYRTNKAREDLEYAEKLNKEAKDNYYKMQQKYADYLDRNQGIAFHSAQTVKERLANEATLAFNLYNQTAQHVQSAQAKVQETTPVYAIITPPTVPIKPASPKKLLILIGFTFLGFAACAAWILSVSPFLTQYKEKQLAKTAEIRQDGNSTARD
- a CDS encoding SLBB domain-containing protein; its protein translation is MKIRRVILSLFMACTLMAAAMTDQQVIDYIKQQTAAGKSNQQIGKELMAKGVTREQAQRIKEKFESQQNSETSPTTQSISQAKAERRHNVNNDIASESMIDIGREVDEGQDGQVSARQIYGHKVFNSRALTFEPSENIATPQNYRLGPGDEVIIDIWGTSEDHLRQTISPEGSIMISQIGPVYLNGMTINDANKHIKNAFSKKYAGMEDAETDIQVTLGQVRTIQVDILGEVATPGTFRMSPFASVFHALYRAGGINDIGSLRNIQVLRNGKKVAGVDIYEYLFDGKTNGNIRLQEGDVIIVPPYDQLVSIDGNVKRPMYYEIKPDETIKSLLEYSGGFTGDAYEGMVRLARQSGTENELYNIERGEFASYRLQDGDIITVGTILDRYANRVELKGAVYRPGMFAIGKDINTVSDLVKKADGVTDDAYTDRVLLYREGPDLELQIMALDLKDILEGRAKDVTLKRNDVLVISSIHELEERGALSIGGQVARPGSYPFAANTTLEDLIFQAGGLLEGASTARVDISRRIVDPTSTQQTQQISEIYTVSIENGLALNSGKGFKLMPYDHVEVRKSPGYNAQESVSVRGEVLFDGSYVLQKRNERLTDIIKRAGGILDEAYIKGAYLTRRLSEDELASRREVLRLAMANSGPGMGDSIALSKINVSPTYNVGINLEKAIQNPGSHYDVVLQPGDALFIPEQQSTVKIAGDVMFPNTVVYEPGKKLSYYIDQAGGYGQRARKNKAFIVYLNGTVAKAKRGTPIEPGCQIIVPSKPDTSNTDWTKILTLATSFSSVAALGATITNIFK